Genomic DNA from Epinephelus moara isolate mb chromosome 24, YSFRI_EMoa_1.0, whole genome shotgun sequence:
CTGAAGTCCACTTGGATTGccactactgttttttttccatcagtgattaatctgtcaattatttttctGATTGATTTGTTTATATCATGCCAGAAAATCATCTGGCTGCCTCAAATACTCACTAAAGcatcaaatgtgtattaatccactgctgaaaGTAGTCCTCAACAAATGAACAATTTCCTCcctttttaaaccaaattaTTTGTAAAAATTGAACAACTGGTATATATTTGTTATTATTGTATTAAAATAGTGTTGtggctgagagccacagacagagtAGAGCCAGAAAGTAGAGATGGACTTATCTTTTTTCATGAGATTTGTTTACATTATGGAAAATACAGAATTATGTCATTCTTATTTGTTAATAATAGAAAACATATGCTTATAGTTGTAACGAATTGCCTTTGTAATTTTAGAGTCCAACATACACTCTGTTAAATCAGACTCTCCTTTAACTTCTCCTCTTCTCAGGCATATCCGCCCCTGTAGTCTATTTTGTGGACTACACATCCCACTGTATTTTCTTGGAGGAAATTATGGGCTCCTCGACCGTGCGTGACCACATCGTTTCCACTCAGCAGTCTGATTCCTGTAAAGAGCCGGAGCTGGAGTGGCTGGCTGACAGGGTGGGCCACATCCTGGCCAAAATGCACGACGAGGACGTCATCCACGGAGATCTGACTACCTCCAACATGCTGTTGAGACCTGGCAGAGAAGACGGGGAGTTCGACCTGTTCCTCATCGATTTTGGCCTGAGTTACATCTCCGCTCTGCCAGAGGATAAGGGAGTGGACTTGTATGTGCTGGAGAAGGCTTTCCTCAGTACCCACCCCAACACAGAGGCGCTGTTTGAGAGGCTGCTGAAGAGCTATACAGCATCATCCAAGAAGTCATCAGCTGTCATTAAAAAGCTTGATGAGGTTCGGttgagagggaggaagaggtcGATGGTGGGATAATGATTCATTGGTGTGTACAGAGACAAGCTTCTCTGGAAATGatgtttctgaaaatgtgtTCTCATTAAAAATTTGTTATCTACAAATATAATAGATGATGAAAAGATGGACTTTTTAATGATGTTGGAAAGTTtgtgttgaaaaaacaaaaacaaaatgtcacatacagGTCAGACTACATGCTCACACGTGCTGGTGTGTCTCACGATCCATAGCATGTACTAAGAATCTACAGAGACGCAGGTGTCCATTGGGTCACTTTACTACAGCAACTACTACTGCTTCTAAaggcaaaatgtgttttgatgtCTGTGATAAAAACAGGTGGAGTTTGGctgaaaaattaaagaaaattaaaagaaaaataatcaaagcatttttttttcatttattgaaACAATGGTTGTACATAGGCTATAGCACCAAATCAGAACTTCCTGGGATATGTTCCCCCTTTTAACCCCCTCGATTTGAAAtgtctaaatctaaccaaacCAGTCAAATAAGTTAAGAAAACAGTAACACTGTTATAtgtatttcctttttatgtTGGGATTTACTGTACTACActtaaatgtaaaacatttgtGAAAATCACAGTTATTTAGCTTTTTGTCCTCGATAGCTGAAGGACTTGTTTTTCATAGTTgtccagcagagagcagcatggACCTGATGAGACTAAATTCAAAGCACagccttttctgtttttcattatttgcaCTGACAATGCATTTCCATTTCCAATAAGAAGACGCTCCCTTGCACACCtcctttttaatatttatttttgtttaattatgaCACAGTAAATGCAACTCACATGTCTGTACCATGTTTGATATGTATGTcaaaagctgcagtgaaatgTTGCACGCCTCTCACAGCAAACAGGAGGACCAGGTCAGTGTGATGTGATCCCCACTCTTGAACCTGCCCTGGCGTAAGGTAGTCTCGATGGGCCCCAGTTCATGCTATTATGATGGTCCTTGTGCACACTACTGCGTACCTATcatctcgtcacatgatcaaacagagacttgacactggacaacatcaacatattacatattactaaacaatcatcattgcatgTCTCACAAAAATTTCAAAGAAAGTAAGACATTAATAATGAAATGTAATGGTTTCAATAATTAATAGATTTtctagtttatgtagaataagcatattttgTTATTGACTGCCAACTACtaatttataaaaaacaaaacaatgacagagaTGGGTTTCCTTTTCGAAGACATATATAGCAAAtatcactttttaatttactcacattctgtcttttttttttttatcattcgTCTTTGAACACAGGGATATATTTCTGAGGTGGCATTCTGAATCTCTTGCAGGGACCTGCACTCTCTACGGGAGCCAACAAAGCCCAAAGCAGAGTTCTAGTTGGGTGCTCAACATCTTGCTGCCACTTACTGACATTGCTGGGTATTGCACCACACTAACAAGTCCACAAAGACTGTATAAAAGTCTCTCAAAACATTTGATAAATCATCAGCAAGAGCTGGAATACATATGATTATCATCCCTTGAGGAAGAAAAGGCATTAACAAAAATGTGACCACATCTTTGTGTCACATCATGATGAGTGTTCATATGTGcacatgctgctgctgagagCTAAAGAATCCCACTGACTGCAGATTATTGTCTTACAACAAAGGTATTCTGCAGAGTGCATGGAGGAGGTGTCAGCAACAGGTCAGAGTCCATGAGGAGGTGCTTTAGAACAACACAATATGATTAACAGGTACCTGGCCGCCAGGTGAATGTTTACCAGCCAAGCCCTACTCTACATGTTCTGTGACTTAACCACCACGTGATCCTCAGTCCAGGGAATCTGTTTGAACTGTGCAAACACACTCGGTTGAAACTGTTGTGTCAAAGTTTACTTTCGTAATCACTTCACCATGTACTGACAACGTGAGATCTGAGTCCAAATGAAGCACCTACAGAATATGAAAATTGTGATTAAAATCATGGTCATTGTTTTGCACTGTAGAGGTAAGTGtcaagcattttattttatcattattttcgGTATCAAGCTGTAAAGGAAAGATATGCGTTTGTCCTCTGCACAGTTTCAGTTTAtgccttgtgtttttgtaaaattgTATTCTCTCTCATTTAGCCTGTAATCCCCTCTGTGTTTCCAGGTTCCTCATCTGACAAGACAAAGAAACTCAGCGTCTTAATCGGTGCAGACGTGACTCTTAGCTGCCTGTTTGATAAATTTTCCAAGCTGGTGGAGTGGAGCACTCTCACCATTGAGTGGAACATGGTGGATAAACGTGCAGAGAAGAGCATTGTGTACACTTTTGAGGATGGCAGAGCACATGTGAACAGAAATGGCTCCGTGGTGGATAAAATGCAGTTGCTAGAAAGTGATGCATCTCTGCAGCTTGGTAATGTGACTGTGGGGGATGAAGGGCTGTACACCTGCAGAATCATCACACCTGTGGTCCACACAGAGACCACCTCACTGGAAGTGCTAGGTATTCTTCTGTCTGTTTCTACTCTAATCTGTGTCACATAGCCTACTTTAACTCATTATGTGCTACTGATTTAGAAAGAGGTTTAGTAGAGTTTTACCTAACCAGCttagaaaaaaaactaattGTCCTTCAGTAAATGAGATATCAGATTTCTGATGTGGAGGCTGGAGCATGCCAACAGAATAAGTGTTACTGTTGAATTATAACTAATACTTTATTGTTCACACGTGTGACATGTTGCAGAGTTCCAGTTGTGGTTCTGGTGTTTTGTCCGACACTATTTATTAAATGAGGAGAATGATACCAGTCTCGTATCTGTACGTATAACATGAAGCCACAAATACCAGGTGGTTAGCTTGGCTTAGCACATAGACAGGAAAGAGGGTTAAACAGCGAGCCTAGCTGTGTCCAAATATAACAAAACCCACTTACCAAACCCCTGAAGCTTTCGATGTTCAAagttgtagcttcatatttgctgtacagacattttttttggcaACCACAGGCAGCAGATCAGGCTTCAAACATAATATTGACGTACTTTTAACACGGCATAAAGTTATTATAGACACATATTAGCAGTATTCAGTATTCAGAACAGTTTGGTATTCCCccttcttttagctctgtttttgtctccaccaactcttgagatttctgtctctttagctgatAAATGCTCCATTACTTAACGTCCACCGAAGTTCATGTCATTCATCGGGCCGTATCCGAAAAAAGCAACATGCTACAAACTTTTATGAGCAGTACAGCAGAAGTTTTCTACACTGTGAGATTTGTGTTGTGaggtgcatgaatgtgtgttgtATCATTTAGGGAGTAACACTTTACCAAAAAAAGCATATACATACAAGGGCACAGGAAAGTGGGTGCTGAGGGTGCTGATAAGGGGTGGAGGAACACAGTCTGTAAATAGAACCTCTCGCATAGTTGGTTATGATGGAGCATCAGACAAGCAGACGTAACATGAGTGGCTTCACCAAACAGACAACTGGATGTCCATCACCCTTCCAAAGGAAGAATTAGAATTTTTGGAACATGTGCTtcagagagaaaatgtgtcaGAGCTGAGGGAGTGCACATTCTTTGAAGTAACAGAACCACTGATGCAAGTATGTCTGAGTGGTTTTCCTGAGCGGTATCTCCAACCCAACCACCAGAATAAATGATTGAATTGTATGTTATTGaattatatgtttctgcaaaccaagaataacattttactttcatatgtagtggatatgttgaaacttgtGCTTATGTTTCAACAAACTTGTGGTTAATGAGcagttatgtttaggcacaaaaaccacttggttatggttaggaacaGATCATGTCTTGGCTAAACTTACCTttcttttggtggcacaatcacaactggaaatgctgctgat
This window encodes:
- the tp53rk gene encoding EKC/KEOPS complex subunit TP53RK, whose product is MAQEKSMAVSGLLRKAELLKQGAEARVYRTEFLGKPTIVKERFPKRYRHPVLDEKLTHRRTVQEVRSILRCRRAGISAPVVYFVDYTSHCIFLEEIMGSSTVRDHIVSTQQSDSCKEPELEWLADRVGHILAKMHDEDVIHGDLTTSNMLLRPGREDGEFDLFLIDFGLSYISALPEDKGVDLYVLEKAFLSTHPNTEALFERLLKSYTASSKKSSAVIKKLDEVRLRGRKRSMVG